Proteins encoded within one genomic window of Brienomyrus brachyistius isolate T26 chromosome 22, BBRACH_0.4, whole genome shotgun sequence:
- the LOC125717969 gene encoding lipid droplet assembly factor 1-like isoform X5 yields the protein MAGSEEPSVTRLLMQTHHRLHSGLGRLTHDARVAELLDTWLGQYLSSHPFLALTLMLFLVMSTVPIGLFLMFAAATILAASVGAVILEGVVLCLGGATLLCVLCCLAIAAFMVSAFLTAVYITGSTVLHLYYTHRFLRKEELPASLNTEEVKKTQ from the exons ATGGCTGGCAGTGAGGAGCCCAGCGTAACTCGGCTGCTCATGCAGACGCACCACAGACTTCACAGCGGCTTAGGCCGCCTGACCCACGACGCCAGG GTGGCTGAGTTGCTGGACACCTGGCTGGGGCAGTACCTCTCCTCCCATCCATTCCTAGCTCTCACCCTGATGCTGTTCCTCGTCATGTCCACAGTTCCGATTGGTCTCTTCCTTATGTTTGCTGCAGCCACCATCCTTGCCGCCAGCGTCGGGGCTGTTATACTGGAAG GGGTGGTTCTCTGCCTCGGGGGGGCTACTCTCCTGTGTGTGCTCTGCTGTTTGGCTATTGCCGCCTTCATGGTGTCTGCTTTCCTCACTGCCGTATACATAACCGGATCCACTGTGCTCCACCTATACTACACTCACCG CTTTTTGCGAAAGGAGGAGCTGCCAGCAAGTCTGAACACAGAGGAGGTGAAGAAAACTCAGTGA
- the LOC125717969 gene encoding lipid droplet assembly factor 1-like isoform X3, whose product MYALFHQSLDYRSRSFGISPQRSAPCERMAGSEEPSVTRLLMQTHHRLHSGLGRLTHDARVAELLDTWLGQYLSSHPFLALTLMLFLVMSTVPIGLFLMFAAATILAASVGAVILEGVVLCLGGATLLCVLCCLAIAAFMVSAFLTAVYITGSTVLHLYYTHRFLRKEELPASLNTEEVKKTQ is encoded by the exons ATGTACGCGCTGTTTCATCAAAGCCTGGATTATAGATCCCGGAGTTTCG GTATTTCCCCGCAGCGATCTGCACCCTGTGAACGCATGGCTGGCAGTGAGGAGCCCAGCGTAACTCGGCTGCTCATGCAGACGCACCACAGACTTCACAGCGGCTTAGGCCGCCTGACCCACGACGCCAGG GTGGCTGAGTTGCTGGACACCTGGCTGGGGCAGTACCTCTCCTCCCATCCATTCCTAGCTCTCACCCTGATGCTGTTCCTCGTCATGTCCACAGTTCCGATTGGTCTCTTCCTTATGTTTGCTGCAGCCACCATCCTTGCCGCCAGCGTCGGGGCTGTTATACTGGAAG GGGTGGTTCTCTGCCTCGGGGGGGCTACTCTCCTGTGTGTGCTCTGCTGTTTGGCTATTGCCGCCTTCATGGTGTCTGCTTTCCTCACTGCCGTATACATAACCGGATCCACTGTGCTCCACCTATACTACACTCACCG CTTTTTGCGAAAGGAGGAGCTGCCAGCAAGTCTGAACACAGAGGAGGTGAAGAAAACTCAGTGA
- the LOC125717969 gene encoding lipid droplet assembly factor 1-like isoform X6 translates to MYALFHQSLDYRSRSFGNSRFGPRTAAAAASMFLARSAPCERMAGSEEPSVTRLLMQTHHRLHSGLGRLTHDARVAELLDTWLGQYLSSHPFLALTLMLFLVMSTVPIGLFLMFAAATILAASVGAVILEAFCERRSCQQV, encoded by the exons ATGTACGCGCTGTTTCATCAAAGCCTGGATTATAGATCCCGGAGTTTCGGTAATTCCCGTTTCGGGCCGCGaaccgccgccgccgccgcgaGTATGTTTTTAGCG CGATCTGCACCCTGTGAACGCATGGCTGGCAGTGAGGAGCCCAGCGTAACTCGGCTGCTCATGCAGACGCACCACAGACTTCACAGCGGCTTAGGCCGCCTGACCCACGACGCCAGG GTGGCTGAGTTGCTGGACACCTGGCTGGGGCAGTACCTCTCCTCCCATCCATTCCTAGCTCTCACCCTGATGCTGTTCCTCGTCATGTCCACAGTTCCGATTGGTCTCTTCCTTATGTTTGCTGCAGCCACCATCCTTGCCGCCAGCGTCGGGGCTGTTATACTGGAAG CTTTTTGCGAAAGGAGGAGCTGCCAGCAAGTCTGA
- the LOC125717969 gene encoding lipid droplet assembly factor 1-like isoform X4, translating into MCMELSALLSLQRSAPCERMAGSEEPSVTRLLMQTHHRLHSGLGRLTHDARVAELLDTWLGQYLSSHPFLALTLMLFLVMSTVPIGLFLMFAAATILAASVGAVILEGVVLCLGGATLLCVLCCLAIAAFMVSAFLTAVYITGSTVLHLYYTHRFLRKEELPASLNTEEVKKTQ; encoded by the exons ATGTGCATGGAACTGTCCGCTTTATTGTCGCTGCAA CGATCTGCACCCTGTGAACGCATGGCTGGCAGTGAGGAGCCCAGCGTAACTCGGCTGCTCATGCAGACGCACCACAGACTTCACAGCGGCTTAGGCCGCCTGACCCACGACGCCAGG GTGGCTGAGTTGCTGGACACCTGGCTGGGGCAGTACCTCTCCTCCCATCCATTCCTAGCTCTCACCCTGATGCTGTTCCTCGTCATGTCCACAGTTCCGATTGGTCTCTTCCTTATGTTTGCTGCAGCCACCATCCTTGCCGCCAGCGTCGGGGCTGTTATACTGGAAG GGGTGGTTCTCTGCCTCGGGGGGGCTACTCTCCTGTGTGTGCTCTGCTGTTTGGCTATTGCCGCCTTCATGGTGTCTGCTTTCCTCACTGCCGTATACATAACCGGATCCACTGTGCTCCACCTATACTACACTCACCG CTTTTTGCGAAAGGAGGAGCTGCCAGCAAGTCTGAACACAGAGGAGGTGAAGAAAACTCAGTGA
- the LOC125717969 gene encoding lipid droplet assembly factor 1-like isoform X2 — protein MYALFHQSLDYRSRSFAGISPQRSAPCERMAGSEEPSVTRLLMQTHHRLHSGLGRLTHDARVAELLDTWLGQYLSSHPFLALTLMLFLVMSTVPIGLFLMFAAATILAASVGAVILEGVVLCLGGATLLCVLCCLAIAAFMVSAFLTAVYITGSTVLHLYYTHRFLRKEELPASLNTEEVKKTQ, from the exons ATGTACGCGCTGTTTCATCAAAGCCTGGATTATAGATCCCGGAGTTTCG CAGGTATTTCCCCGCAGCGATCTGCACCCTGTGAACGCATGGCTGGCAGTGAGGAGCCCAGCGTAACTCGGCTGCTCATGCAGACGCACCACAGACTTCACAGCGGCTTAGGCCGCCTGACCCACGACGCCAGG GTGGCTGAGTTGCTGGACACCTGGCTGGGGCAGTACCTCTCCTCCCATCCATTCCTAGCTCTCACCCTGATGCTGTTCCTCGTCATGTCCACAGTTCCGATTGGTCTCTTCCTTATGTTTGCTGCAGCCACCATCCTTGCCGCCAGCGTCGGGGCTGTTATACTGGAAG GGGTGGTTCTCTGCCTCGGGGGGGCTACTCTCCTGTGTGTGCTCTGCTGTTTGGCTATTGCCGCCTTCATGGTGTCTGCTTTCCTCACTGCCGTATACATAACCGGATCCACTGTGCTCCACCTATACTACACTCACCG CTTTTTGCGAAAGGAGGAGCTGCCAGCAAGTCTGAACACAGAGGAGGTGAAGAAAACTCAGTGA
- the LOC125717968 gene encoding ER lumen protein-retaining receptor 2-like, with protein sequence MNIFRLTGDLSHLAAIIILLLKIWKTRSCAGISGKSQILFALVFTTRYLDLFTSFISLYNTVMKVIYIMCSYATVYLIYAKFKATYDGNHDTFRVEFLLIPVTLLAILINHAFAPMEILWTFSIYLESVAILPQLFMISKTGEAETITTHYLFFLGLYRTLYLFNWIWRFYFEGFFDLIAVVAGLVQTILYCDFFYLYITKVLKGKKLSLPA encoded by the exons ATGAACATTTTCAGGCTTACCGGCGATCTTTCCCATTTGGCAGCCATTATTATTTTGCTCCTTAAAATATGGAAAACCAGATCATGTGCCG GCATTTCTGGGAAGAGTCAGATCCTGTTCGCGTTGGTTTTCACTACACGTTACCTGGACCTCTTCACCTCCTTCATCTCCCTCTATAACACAGTCATGAAG GTCATTTACATTATGTGTTCGTATGCCACTGTCTACCTCATCTACGCCAAGTTCAAGGCCACCTATGACGGCAACCATGACACCTTCAGGGTGGAGTTCCTCCTCATCCCAGTGACCTTGCTGGCCATCTTGATCAACCACGCCTTTGCGCCGATGGAG ATCCTCTGGACCTTCTCCATCTACCTGGAGTCGGTGGCCATCTTGCCCCAGCTGTTCATGATCAGCAAGACGGGCGAGGCGGAGACCATCACCACGCACTACCTGTTCTTCCTGGGCCTGTACCGCACGCTCTACCTCTTTAACTGGATCTGGCGCTTCTACTTCGAGGGATTCTTCGATCTGATCGCCGTCGTGGCCGGCCTGGTGCAGACCATCCTCTACTGTGACTTCTTCTACCTGTATATCACCAAAG TGCTGAAGGGGAAGAAGCTGAGCCTTCCAGCATAA
- the LOC125717969 gene encoding lipid droplet assembly factor 1-like isoform X1, giving the protein MYALFHQSLDYRSRSFGNSRFGPRTAAAAASMFLARSAPCERMAGSEEPSVTRLLMQTHHRLHSGLGRLTHDARVAELLDTWLGQYLSSHPFLALTLMLFLVMSTVPIGLFLMFAAATILAASVGAVILEGVVLCLGGATLLCVLCCLAIAAFMVSAFLTAVYITGSTVLHLYYTHRFLRKEELPASLNTEEVKKTQ; this is encoded by the exons ATGTACGCGCTGTTTCATCAAAGCCTGGATTATAGATCCCGGAGTTTCGGTAATTCCCGTTTCGGGCCGCGaaccgccgccgccgccgcgaGTATGTTTTTAGCG CGATCTGCACCCTGTGAACGCATGGCTGGCAGTGAGGAGCCCAGCGTAACTCGGCTGCTCATGCAGACGCACCACAGACTTCACAGCGGCTTAGGCCGCCTGACCCACGACGCCAGG GTGGCTGAGTTGCTGGACACCTGGCTGGGGCAGTACCTCTCCTCCCATCCATTCCTAGCTCTCACCCTGATGCTGTTCCTCGTCATGTCCACAGTTCCGATTGGTCTCTTCCTTATGTTTGCTGCAGCCACCATCCTTGCCGCCAGCGTCGGGGCTGTTATACTGGAAG GGGTGGTTCTCTGCCTCGGGGGGGCTACTCTCCTGTGTGTGCTCTGCTGTTTGGCTATTGCCGCCTTCATGGTGTCTGCTTTCCTCACTGCCGTATACATAACCGGATCCACTGTGCTCCACCTATACTACACTCACCG CTTTTTGCGAAAGGAGGAGCTGCCAGCAAGTCTGAACACAGAGGAGGTGAAGAAAACTCAGTGA